The Chlorocebus sabaeus isolate Y175 chromosome 1, mChlSab1.0.hap1, whole genome shotgun sequence genome includes a region encoding these proteins:
- the LOC103237152 gene encoding uncharacterized protein produces the protein MGLCGQCVCSPTTALHVSTQVNKGGAAVKAQQKTWALSMPPEQPGAGWRHRTEWRSGEGHRRAQRLGRERPASGKPGRVGEGAGKCVAWQPGRPAGGQAQGAARCHPPPTPAPPPSTRCGILPARSTVTSAAGAVERAGHRQRRENTRADNITIRKSGIGAEDISDPAVDGSAGVTQIDKLAVWSCGPYQGTCLAQEDNFEAL, from the exons ATGGGGTTGTGTGGACAGTGTGTCTGCAGCCCCACTACGGCCCTCCATGTCAGCACCCAGGTGAACAAGGGAGGCGCAGCTGTCAAGGCCCAGCAGAAGACATGGGCGCTTTCCATGCCTCCAGAACAACCAGGTGCAGGATGGAGACACAGGACTGAATGGCGGAGCGGAGAGGGGCATCGCAGGGCACAGAGGCTGGGCCGGGAGCGACCTGCCTCTGGGAAGCCgggcagggtgggggagggggcaggtaaGTGTGTTGCCTGGCAACCCGGCAGACCCGCGGGTGGACAAGCTCAAGGGGCAGCCAGGTGccacccgccccccacccccgccccacccccgaGCACACGCTGCGGAATTCTGCCAGCACGAAGCACAGTCACGAGCGCAGCCGGAGCAGTTGAGCGGGCAGGACACCGCCAGCGCCGGGAGAACACGCGCGC ggataacatcactattagaAAATCTGGGATTGGTGCTGAAGATATTTCAGACCCTGCagttgatggatcagctggcgtcacccagattgataaactggctGTCTGGTCCTGTGGCCCTTACCAAGGAACCTGCTTAGCACAAGAGGACAACTTCGAGGCCCTGTGA